A genome region from Trichoderma asperellum chromosome 7, complete sequence includes the following:
- a CDS encoding uncharacterized protein (EggNog:ENOG41~TransMembrane:15 (o33-52i64-87o99-118i130-149o155-178i293-315o375-391i398-416o478-502i880-899o919-943i992-1015o1021-1039i1106-1126o1132-1152i)), with protein MKLNCPVSVQDDFGPIVRGCGSDFDFTLLFEESILFIGPMLLASVLAILELARRYNHQTLFRGGILLSLKLFIWIGLIASQIAFLVVVSTHGPRTRASIAAGGIGIACTLILTCCSYLQHGHGTRSSSVLVLYLLWTLPMDALRARTLWGTVDGRGAAITIITYASFKLCAFILEIIWKCEFALQSGLCDAPEEKHGIIERALMLRVIPLFARGYRIPLQAQDLYKIAPRLMNGNEKEATTAGLVIDIFTSNFSEVLLDPIFPRLGYLALQFTQPFLVERAIDLISDTRGRNFYLNGGGLIAAYGIVYIGIGIMASTYEGKAARAATLVRADLSTRIFQQSLKLDRTVISKDSNTTMITADVERVQAGVRKMHDLWANLATVGLGLWLVESRLGPSSLLTLALIFVCLVLTAWWSARASKYQETWLKAMETRLHKTVQVLKGIKVIKQMGGSQAIFELLQAERASEIGLSKRFRLEMIAIITLSFSSITTLPAIGLVLPVALSKAQDGQLLSARNAFAALTLFQLVSSGIQDGAAHGMQLMVAIGSLKRVQASLNQRMWKDGRRHAGDESTDTIVVGSESSNNSTADYAPEKEPREKRIETEFAMTLDKVTTKWSDEGDLIVKEISFNIPRDGLTVIYGPTGSGKSTLLKLMTGDNLPVSGKVSTADRHIAFCDQPPWIANLSIRDNIVGARPFDEKLYYTVLDTCALDRDIRELAEGDQHMCGLNGVSVSGGQRVRIALARTLYSRANIVILDDCFVGLDGRTEKHVLDKLFASDGILSSRATILATSSPRYLSLANHVITIDANCNVVREGQYIDVGEYTGVDQIEQMELQQQNAALESHREDDSELLRVAKDVSDTTNSGDLAVYQWYFQAAGKRNFALFLILCSLFVVGSTYPQIFLRSWTEKTLQGQKSTVSSFYGVLFGVGSMAWLGFYGACIWLFLQMAVRVARSFHTMLLETMLNASMDFFATNDSGRTLNRFSQDLQIIDMELPLSFIGTAISTLTVIAQCVVIIVESPWTGFAVLGLAIVLLFVFRVYLRSTRRLRYLDIEMKAPVLSLLIESIDGLATVRAFGWIEWYVRRGLKVLGQAQVPFHLLQTAQVTLNLWLDLLVAMLGIVVTSIAVGTHSSSGGSLGLALLNIVGLGQSVRIVVHFYTSLEITLGAVARIRDFVLQTESENAGRQEPPPEWPRIGSIEIQNVNVSHSSSLPLVIEGFELNIAPGSKVAICGRTGSGKSTLLNSLLQLVHVSAGTILIDGVDIATLRPKDIRTRLVTLPQETLKLSVSIRQYAKVYGISNDKDIIRGLTEVGLWSIVERIGGLDMLLTDDSLSHGQRQLLGMTLACLQRGKIVLMDEPTSHVDVNIQSQFHRAIFNTFSESTVVCITHQVDTILDFDIAIVLDRGKIVEHGSPRALLNEENSKLKQLYSLQKAEAVMVEKVSDSDIQNE; from the exons ATGAAGCTCAACTGTCCTGTAAGCGTCCAAGATGACTTCGGTCCCATTGTTCGCGGCTGCGGGTCCGATTTCGACTTCACGCTGCTCTTCGAGGAGagcatcctcttcatcgggCCTATGCTGCTTGCAAGTGTCCTGGCTATCTTGGAACTCGCTCGTCGGTACAATCACCAAACACTTTTCAGAGGTGGCATTCTGCTGTCGCTAAAGCTT TTTATTTGGATTGGCCTTATTGCATCACAAATTGCGTTTCTCGTCGTCGTTTCGACCCATGGCCCTCGAACGAGAGCTTCGATTGCTGCAGGAGGCATCGGTATAGCCTGCACGCTGATACTGACATGCTGCTCATACTTGCAACACGGTCATGGCACGCGCTCGTCGTCGGTGCTTGTGCTATATCTTCTTTGGACGCTCCCGATGGACGCTCTGCGCGCCCGTACCCTCTGGGGCACCGTAGACGGCCGCGGTGCAGCCATCACAATTATCACATACGCATCGTTTAAGCTCTGCGCTTTTATCCTAGAAATCATTTGGAAATGCGAGTTTGCGTTACAGAGCGGCTTGTGCGATGCTCCTGAAGAGAAGCATGGTATCATCGAAAGAGCTCTCATGCTACGCGTGATTCCACTCTTCGCCAGGGGCTATCGTATCCCACTGCAGGCTCAAGATCTGTACAAGATTGCCCCAAGATTAATGAATG GGAACGAAAAGGAAGCGACCACTGCAGGGCTCGTGATAGACATTTTCACATCGAATTTTTCAGAAGTATTGCTGGATCCTATTTTTCCTCGCCTCGGCTACCTCGCGCTTCAATTCACTCAACCTTTTTTGGTTGAGCGAGCAATAGACCTCATATCTGATACGAGGGGTCGCAATTTCTATCTGAACGGCG GTGGATTGATTGCTGCATATGGAATCGTCTACATCGGCATTGGG ATCATGGCTTCAACTTACGAGGGAAAGGCTGCTCGCGCAGCAACTCTTGTCCGTGCCGATCTTTCCACGCGCATATTTCAGCAGTCTCTAAAATTAGACCGCACTGTAATTTCGAAAGACTCGAACACGACAATGATTACGGCTGACGTGGAGCGAGTGCAAGCCGGCGTCCGAAAAATGCATGACCTTTGGGCCAACCTTGCGACTGTTGGTCTTGGTTTATGGCTGGTTGAATCTCGTCTTGGGCCTTCATCTCTACTCACTTTGGCGCTGATCTTTG TTTGTCTTGTCCTTACTGCATGGTGGTCGGCTCGCGCCAGTAAATACCAGGAGACGTGGCTCAAAGCAATGGAGACACGACTCCATAAAACTGTCCAGGTCTTGAAAGGTATCAAAGTCATCAAGCAGATGGGCGGTTCTCAAGCTATTTTCGAGCTGCTTCAAGCTGAGAGAGCTTCGGAAATCGGACTATCCAAACGTTTTCGCCTAGAAATgattgccatcatcacattGT CCTTCTCTTCAATCACTACGCTTCCTGCAATAGGCCTGGTCCTACCTGTCGCCCTCTCGAAAGCGCAGGATGGTCAGCTACTGAGCGCCCGCAATGCATTCGCCGCCCTGACACTTTTCCAACTTGTGAGCTCGGGTATACAAGATGGCGCTGCTCATGGAATGCAGCTTATGGTAGCTATTGGTTCCTTGAAACGAGTTCAGGCATCCCTCAATCAGCGCATGTGGAAAGATGGGCGACGGCATGCGGGAGACGAAAGTACTGACACCATCGTCGTGGGATCGGAGTCAAGCAATAATAGCACTGCTGATTATGCGCCAGAGAAAGAGCCGCGCGAAAAGCGCATCGAAACAGAGTTCGCGATGACGTTGGACAAGGTCACTACCAAATGGAGCGATGAAGGCGACTTGATTGTCAAGGAAATCAGCTTCAATATTCCACGAGATGGACTTACCGTCATCTACGGACCAACAGGCAGTGGCAAATCAACATTGCTGAAGCTCATGACTGGCGATAATCTCCCCGTGTCAGGAAAAGTCTCTACTGCGGATCGGCATATTGCATTCTGTGATCAACCACCGTGGATTGCAAATCTCAGTATCAGGGACAACATTGTCGGTGCTCGTCCTTTTGACGAGAAACTGTACTACACTGTACTAGACACGTGTGCCCTGGATCGCGATATCAGAGAACTTGCTGAAGGCGATCAGCATATGTGCGGGTTGAATGGCGTGTCTGTTAGCGGCGGACAGAGAGTTCGTATT GCTTTAGCCCGAACATTGTATTCAAGAGCAAATATTGTAATCCTTGACGATTGTTTCGTGGGATTGGATGGGCGCACAGAGAAGCATGTGCTCGACAAGCTCTTCGCGTCGGATGGCATCTTGAGTTCCCGGGCGACAATCTTGGCTACAAGTTCAC CGAGATACCTTTCCCTGGCAAACCACGTTATCACTATCGACGCCAACTGCAATGTTGTACGAGAGGGACAATACATTGATGTAGGGGAGTACACAGGCGTCGACCAAATTGAGCAAATGGAATTACAACAGCAGAACGCCGCACTGGAATCTCATCGAGAGGACGATTCTGAGCTCTTGAGAGTCGCAAAGGACGTCAGCGACACCACTAACAGCGGCGACCTGGCTGTGTACCAATGGTATTTCCAAGCTGCCGGCAAGCGAAACTTTGCCCTGTTCCTCATTTTGTGCTCGCTTTTCGTCGTTGGATCGACCTATCCCC AGATCTTTTTAAGAAGCTGGACAGAAAAGACCCTCCAAGGCCAGAAATCAACTGTCAGTAGCTTTTACGGAGTCTTATTCGGTGTAGGCTCAATGGCGTGGCTCGGTTTCTACGGCGCCTGCATCTGGCTATTTTTGCAGATGGCGGTCCGAGTAGCGCGTTCATTCCACACAATGCTTCTTGAAACAATGCTCAA TGCTTCAATGGATTTCTTTGCCACAAATGATAGTGGGCGCACTCTCAACAG ATTTAGTCAAGATTTGCAGATCATCGACATGGAATTGCCCCTAAGTTTCATCGGAACGGCCATTTCTACTCTTACCGTGATTGCTCAGTGTGTGGTTATTATTGTGGAATCACCCTGGACCGGATTCGCCGTGCTCGGTCTCGCAATTGTTCTACTTTTCGTTTTCCGCGTTTATCTGAGGTCAACACGAAGACTCCGGTATTTGGACATTGAAATGAAAGCACCAGTCTTATCGCTCTTGATAGAATCCATCGACGGACTTGCTACCGTCCGCGCTTTTGGCTGGATCGAGTGGTATGTGCGAAGAGGGCTCAAGGTCTTGGGCCAAGCGCAAGTACCTTTCCACCTCCTTCAGACAGCTCAAGTCACTTTGAACTTGTGGCTCGATCTCCTCGTTGCGATGCTGGGTATAGTGGTCACTTCTATTGCCGTGGGGACTCACAGCTCGAGTGGCGGCAGTCTGGGTCTCGCCTTGCTAAACATTGTGGGACTCGGGCAGTCAGTGAGAATTGTCGTCCACTTTTACACCTCTCTCGAAATTACCCTTGGTGCCGTGGCCCGCATCCGGGACTTCGTCTTGCAGACCGAGTCAGAAAATGCTGGGCGGCAAGAGCCGCCTCCTGAATGGCCACGAATTGGATCTATCGAGATTCAGAACGTCAACGTCTCACATTC GAGCTCTCTCCCGCTCGTCATAGAGGGATTCGAACTGAACATCGCGCCCGGCTCCAAAGTTGCGATCTGTGGTCGCACTGGAAG CGGCAAGAGTACATTGTTAAActcgcttcttcagctcgtccACGTCTCAGCTGGTACCATCCTGATTGATGGCGTTGACATTGCGACGCTCCGCCCCAAAGATATCCGGACGCGCCTTGTGACTCTTCCCCAAGAAACTCTCAAACTCTCTGTGAGCATCCGTCAATATGCAAAGGTTTACGGTATCTCCAACGACAAGGACATTATCCGTGGGTTGACTGAAGTCGGTCTTTGGTCCATCGTTGAGCGGATCGGTGGCTTAGATATGCTCCTCACCGATGACAGCCTTTCTCATGGTCAACGGCAGTTGCTTGGGATGACTCTGGCGTGTCTCCAACGAGGCAAGATTGTTTTAATGGATGAGCCAACGAGCCA CGTCGATGTTAATATCCAATCACAATTCCACCGCGCCATCTTCAATACCTTTTCAGAAAGTACTGTCGTGTGCATTACGCATCAGGTAGACACAATCCTCGACTTTGACATTGCAATTGTGTTGGATCGCGGCAAGATCGTCGAGCACGGGAGTCCAAGAGCGCTGCTAAATGAAGAGAATTCTAAGCTGAAGCAGCTGTACTCCTTGCAAAAAGCGGAGGCTGTCATGGTTGAGAAAGTATCTGATAGCGATATACAAAATGAATAG
- a CDS encoding uncharacterized protein (EggNog:ENOG41~TransMembrane:2 (i18-35o55-77i)), whose protein sequence is MTVAGEIAQALSRNLRPIFLQVAVFSLAYGGYIMWDKAVELVSWFLSGPGRNSRIIALFMLILNWKSVPFVWTFRVFSALTCHLVLREYHAHSPDKLFHYSICQSHATLYDIDYNLHKSNSTYFADLDVARIHLAGHLLARGVKALSENSKTKLVLDPRNPTRAAKGSVSVSLGAVHSSFKREIKPYQPYEMWTRVLSWDRKWFYMVSYFVEKGAVKPRSWDAGSFGPTRKTKGKPENWEKKVFATAVSKYVFKIGRLSVHPAIVIGASGLLPERPGGWIVADSCMKHTASSTDAETKDVIQEAEWDWRRTEGERLKGLVHAKHFATLDELTSQFDGGEDGAFGKWSLG, encoded by the exons ATGACCGTGGCTGGTGAAATTGCTCAGGCTCTCTCACGAAACCTGAGACCAATCTTCCTTCAAGTAGCTGTGTTCTCACTGGCATATGGTGGATACATTATGTGGGACAAGGCTGTTGAATTAGTCTCATGGTTTCTTAGCGGTCCTGGGCGTAACAGTCGGATAATCGCTTTATTCATGCTGATATTAAACTGGAAGAGTGTACCGTTTGTATGGACT TTTCGCGTCTTTAGTGCCCTTACCTGTCACTTGGTCCTGCGTGAGTATCATGCGCATAGCCCTGACAAGCTGTTTCACTACAGCATTTGCCAGTCGCACGCCACGCTGTATGACATCGATTACAACCTTCACAAATCTAACTCGACTTACTTTGCCGACCTCGATGTCGCCCGGATACATCTCGCCGGGCACCTGCTTGCGCGAGGTGTGAAGGCTCTCTCGGAAAATTCGAAAACGAAGCTAGTTCTGGACCCCAGAAACCCGACGCGGGCTGCCAAAGGTAGTGTTTCTGTCAGTCTTGGTGCTGTTCATAGCAGCTTCAAGCGGGAGATCAAACCATATCAGCCCTACGAGATGTGGACACGGGTTCTAAGCTGGGACCGAAAGTGGTTCTACATGGTCTCCTACTTTGTCGAGAAGGGGGCTGTGAAGCCGCGGTCATGGGATGCTGGCTCATTTGGGCCTACTCGCAAGACTAAGGGCAAACCCGAGAactgggagaagaaagtcTTTGCGACTGCTGTAAGCAAATACGTCTTCAAGATCGGTCGCTTGAGCGTCCACCCAGCCATTGTAATTGGGGCGAGCGGGCTGCTTCCCGAACGTCCGGGGGGCTGGATCGTTGCCGACAGCTGTATGAAGCATACGGCGAGCAGTACCGACGCCGAGACCAAAGATGTAATACAGGAGGCAGAATGGGATTGGCGGCGCACCGAGGGCGAGCGCCTGAAGGGTTTGGTGCACGCAAAGCACTTTGCTACTCTCGACGAGCTTACCAGCCAATTTGATGGAGGCGAAGATGGAGCTTTTGGTAAATGGAGTTTAGGTTAA
- a CDS encoding uncharacterized protein (EggNog:ENOG41~antiSMASH:Cluster_7.10) yields the protein MAAVGPESTSDAPSSHAVDYLAQDQFHRRFILPATADHSELQVSYADVGRNPKQGSDGTHYPTILFIPGMFASRYLSVWMHAIAEKLGVRVLVVDRPGLGHSTAVPLDQRVNTWIELVPRLLAHLQIEHVALACHSAGTIYLLNTLVRCREILDPKRPLVVLIAPWIDPAHSQVAAMQMAQNLPASVFSIWHNIPKLVSVGETAFQKMSKLLPFSSGISTTETPSLVRNRQRIESEYGMPLELQKELQALTLKSMLNENLVGADSELLQCLRKGPAGLWGECEDYELFVKRLAELERGRRAREGDSNEENLRIDAYFAETDVMIGKNGQRYLEDCWRGSREDDFHDVLNFTATTVDETDHDSVVQSVIVLKQIFLSAGGTMPADV from the exons ATGGCGGCGGTAGGCCCAGAGTCCACTAGCGATGCTCCATCGTCACACGCTGTAGACTATCTTGCACAAGACCAATTCCATCGACGATTCATACTGCCCGCCACGGCGGATCATAGCGAGCTGCAAGTTAGCTACGCGGATGTTGGGCGCAATCCGAAACAAGGCAGCGATGGCACACATTATCCGACAATTTTATTCATCCCAGGGATGTTCGCATCGCGCTATCTGAGTGTCTGGATGCACGCTATCGCAGAGAAGCTGGGCGTCCGGGTTCTGGTCGTAGATAG GCCGGGATTGGGACATTCAACCGCAGTGCCTCTCGACCAAAGAGTTAATACATGGATAGAGTTGGTGCCTCGCCTTCTGGCGCATTTACAGATAGAACATGTCGCGCTGGCATGTCACAGCGCCGGTACGATTTATCTTCTAAACACTCTAGTCCGATGTCGTGAAATCCTTGATCCAAAAAGGCCACTGGTTGTCTTAATAG CTCCGTGGATCGATCCGGCCCATTCCCAGGTTGCGGCTATGCAGATGGCGCAGAACCTGCCAGCCAGTGTATTTAGCATTTGGCATAACATACCCAAGCTTGTATCGGTCGGCGAGACGGCATTCCAAAAAATGTCCAAATTGCTGCCTTTCAGCAGCGGTATCAGCACTACGGAGACGCCATCACTGGTAAGAAATCGCCAGAGGATAGAGAGCGAGTATGGGATGCCTCTGGAGCTTCAGAAGGAACTGCAGGCCTTGACCCTCAAGTCAATGTTGAACGAAAATTTAGTCGGCGCAGATAGCGAGCTACTTCAGTGTCTCCGAAAAGGACCAGCGGGGCTTTGGGGAGAGTGCGAAGACTATGAGCTCTTTGTCAAGAGGCTGGCCGAGCTTGAACGGGGCCGGCGAGCACGCGAGGGCGATAGCAATGAAGAAAATCTCAGAATTGACGCTTATTTTGCTGAGACCGATGTTATGATCGGGAAAAATGGTCAAAGGTATCTGGAAGATTGCTGGAGAGGTAGCAGGGAGGACGATTTTCACGACGTACTAAACTTCACGGCCACGACCGTCGACGAGACAGATCATGACAGTGTCGTACAATCCGTCATTGTTTTGAAGCAGATATTCCTCAGTGCTGGTGGTACAATGCCGGCTGATGTTTAA
- a CDS encoding putative PKS/NRPS-like protein biosynthetic cluster (EggNog:ENOG41~antiSMASH:Cluster_7.10~SMCOG1021:malonyl CoA-acyl carrier protein transacylase): MSIEAFEKSIHHSRQITLPKGHGGPIASIDFAMVVGWEALMKSIFAPAVDGRFLDLVHLSNELILLNDIISLAEGDIVSSSAQISSIRDESIGRIVEVEAVISKAQAPLVRITSEFLFRHNYADSSVCFKKRSEPLSKVHIDTLSKAAVLKSKDWIRWRDVSADLLGRELVFDVQSIEYLDGNASPISGSCIQTWGTIYDQGDKRVVGEVRHQQQRQTISSSSSPLDYCRRHAHPVDNQQHLEHAQRLGLQDRLEFTAPSSNLAYSQASGDFNPIHTSLPFAKYAGLPGTITHGMWVSAAVRELIEKAAGCNERVRMRSYKISFLSMLLPGETVRVTVDHVAMKQGLRVLSFEASNTVTGIKVVGGEAVVDQIETAYLFTGQGSQKVGMGMDLYASCDVARGVWDRADRFYYQTYGFRISDIVRHNPKQLVIYFGGRLGQEIRKNYMNITVEHKGRTQQVLGDINEQSTKYVFQHSDGLLFSTLFAQPALTVNGHAQYQYLQSKGLIKANALFAGHSLGEYTAVSTIGQVVPFETLLSITFLRAILMNSAVTRDAQGHSQFGMVAINPSRISSSHVDSAVMRHITSKVAAATGELLEVVNYNIETQQYVATGSLKALACLSTVIEQLASGGKAPTTHNTIVNNMLHNAGLDAMISTAVTKVHEMTFGSSGTRLKLKRGVATVPLEGVDVPFHSTLLLPTMPAFRHVLETQISIVDAKRLVGRWVTNVTGKPFDISKEGIQEVYEMTKSPVLRDLLEKMRVNCSVEAVA; encoded by the exons ATGTCAATAGAGGCATTTGAGAAGAGTATACATCACTCAAGACAGATCACGTTGCCTAAAGGGCATGGCGGTCCCATTGCCAGCATCGACTTTGCTATGGTAGTCGGATGGGAGGCGTTGATGAAGTCTATCTTTGCTCCAGCGGTCGATGGCCGGTTCTTGGACCTAGTCCATCTCTCCAACGAACTCATCCTATTAAACGACATTATATCCCTAGCCGAGGGAGATATTGTAAGTAGTAGCGCTCAAATATCATCCATCAGAGACGAGTCGATTGGGAGAATTGTGGAGGTTGAGGCCGTCATTTCCAAGGCTCAAGCTCCGCTTGTGCGTATCACATCGGAGTTTTTGTTCCGCCATAACTATGCAGATTCAAGTgtttgctttaaaaaaaggtcaGAGCCCCTATCAAAGGTTCACATTGACACTCTTTCGAAGGCTGCCGTCCTTAAAAGCAAAGACTGGATCCGCTGGAGAGATGTTAGTGCCGACTTGCTCGGACGGGAGCTCGTTTTCGATGTGCAAAGTATCGAATACTTGGATGGAAATGCTTCGCCTATCTCTGGTAGTTGTATACAGACATGGGGGACCATCTATGACCAAGGAGACAAGCGGGTAGTAGGCGAGGTCCGTCACCAGCAACAACGCCAGACcataagcagcagcagctcaccACTAGACTATTGCCGACGCCACGCCCATCCAGTAGATAACCAGCAACATCTCGAGCATGCACAGAGGCTGGGTTTGCAAGACAGGCTCGAATTTACGGCTCCAAGCAGCAACCTGGCCTACTCACAGGCGTCAGGTGACTTTAATCCCATTCACACGTCACTGCCATTCGCCAAATATGCTGGGCTTCCTGGCACTATCACCCACGGAATGTGGGTTAGTGCAGCTGTGCGGGAGCTGATTGAGAAAGCAGCCGGATGCAACGAACGAGTCCGCATGAGATCGTATAAGATCTCTTTTTTGAGTATGCTACTCCCCGGAGAGACCGTCAGGGTCACCGTCGATCATGTGGCGATGAAGCAAGGGCTTCGCGTATTATCTTTCGAGGCGAGCAATACCGTCACAGGCATCAAGGTCGTCGGCGGCGAAGCTGTTGTAGACCAAATAGAGACGGCCTACCTGTTTACGGGGCAGGGCAGTCAGAAAGTGGGCATGGGTATGGATCTCTACGCCAGCTGTGATGTAGCTCGGGGTGTATGGGACAGGGCCGATCGGTTCTACTATCAAACTTATG GCTTCCGCATCAGCGACATCGTGAGACACAATCCCAAACAGCTCGTCATCTACTTTGGAGGTCGTCTTGGCCAAGAAATCAGAAAAAACTATATGAACATCACAGTGGAGCATAAAGGACGTACACAGCAAGTTCTGGGTGACATAAACGAACAAAGCACCAAATACGTCTTCCAACACAGCGATGGGCTCTTGTTCAGCACCCTCTTCGCACAACCGGCGCTGACCGTCAATGGGCATGCTCAGTATCAATATCTCCAGAGCAAGGGCCTTATTAAGGCCAACGCTTTGTTCGCTGGCCACTCTTTGGGAGAGTATACTGCTGTCAGCACCATCGGTCAAGTCGTGCCATTTGAGACACTCCTATCCATCACCTTTCTTCGGGCCATTCTCATGAACTCAGCCGTGACACGGGATGCCCAGGGTCACTCTCAATTTGGCATGGTGGCCATCAATCCCTCCAGAATTAGCAGCAGTCATGTTGATAGTGCGGTCATGCGTCACATTACCAGCAAGGTTGCCGCCGCGACTGGCGAGTTGCTGGAAGTAGTAAATTACAACATTGAAACACAGCAATATGTCGCAACAGGCTCACTGAAAGCGCTAGCATGTCTATCAACTGTCATTGAACAACTTGCAAGCGGCGGCAAGGCGCCTACTACTCACAATACGATCGTCAACAATATGCTACACAATGCCGGTCTCGACGCTATGATAAGCACCGCAGTCACGAAGGTTCACGAAATGACTTTTGGATCGTCCGGAACGCGGCTAAAGCTGAAACGTGGCGTTGCCACCGTACCTTTGGAGGGTGTCGATGTTCCCTTCCACAGCACTCTACTACTTCCTACAATGCCTGCGTTCCGCCACGTGTTAGAAACTCAGATCTCAATAGTAGACGCCAAGCGTTTGGTGGGCAGGTGGGTGACAAACGTCACAGGGAAGCCTTTTGATATATCGAAGGAGGGTATACAGGAGGTGTACGAGATGACAAAGAGCCCAGTGCTTAGAGACCTActggagaagatgagggTGAATTGCAGCGTGGAGGCAGTGGCCTAA